The region TTCTTTGAGTTGCCTCTCTTGTTGCAAGAGATTATTGATCTCATTATATGAAAGCCTCTGTAACTCTGAACGGAATGTATCAAAAGAACgaacttcttcttctttgactAAAGTGCGAATAACTTGttcacgaactatttgaaagaCTTTGCTTATATCTGCTGTTGTGGCATGCATTTCTTTCCAAGTTTTATTGACTGCTTGGATACAAATACTAAACATTTCAAAGAATGGGCTATCACTACCAAGAAACATAGGATAAAATGTCCCACCCTGCTCTTGCAGTGGCTCACCTATTTGAAGAATATCACACAAAAGTCTTGTCAGCTCAATGCCCGTTGAGCCAAACGGACAGTCACGATCACTTCCTTTAGAGTTTTCGAAGATAAACTTTCTATAACGATCTGTATGATTCCTTGCAAAATAACACATGCAGTCGAGAGCTAATTTACCTGGCGGGTTTTGTAGCTCACAAGCAGGATTAACATCGTTATTAAATCCAAGTTTCCTATATTCTCTTGTAAGACTATGCTGCCGAATAGTATCTGTCATTCCATATTCGACTTCAAACGCTATTGCCCTTAACTCTCTTATTTTATCGAGAACCTCTGGGTCTTGTGGACAGAGCattgcatttttcttttctgcCAAGGTACTCAGGCAGAGAGTCTGTAAAATGTAAAGCTGATGAAGCATCTCAGATCCAATATTCAAGCCATCTCTGATGATGTTTACTGCGATCAAATTTCGAATATTTCTTGTAGAAATTGTGGGAACGATCGCTGTTCGCTGCTTTTCATCTgctcttaaaaataaagcattaatCAACGAAATCGTGTTTAAATGAACTTTTGGATCATTTGTTTTTGACTGAACCTTACTGGCTAAATTTGGTATTGTCACCCCTCTTTCAACATAATGTGCTTTTGAGGTCCCTAATAAAGCCTCTAGGATTGAAAGCGAATGCTGTAGTAGTTGAGCATCAGAAACATTAGAATTGACATAACCAGTCACTTTGTTCACAAAGGCAGCCTCTACAAACTCCCAAGAGAGAATATTATGATCCATCAGCTGTATTATGCTTTGTAGGATATAGACTGTTACACAAGAGTCTAACTTCGAGCTTTCAATCAAATTGGTCAAAACTTTGTGTCCTTCTTTGCGCACAAATTCCCTTGCAACAGTAGCATCCTTTAAAtgtaaattcagttttttcaaagtcTCATTTCTTTCATTAGTAGATTGGCCAAGTTTCTGCATTATATCATCAACTAGCTTTTTTACAGACGTGGTAATCATTACGAAGTCTCCATCACTAAGGTCACTTCGATTTTCACTGGTAACATATTTTCTAGTGTTGGTAGTTAGATAAAGATCATATCCTTCATCTTGAAGACGATAAGCAGATAATATCCTAGATAGTATAACGGATAGTGTCTCAGTCTGGTCAAAGTCCACAAGAGTTCCAACTgcagcttcatttttttttgctccgtCAAGATCAGTCATACTTTTTATCTTATCAAGAAGAAATTTGTCGAATGTGACAGCAAGTTTAATTACATTTCCCTTGGATGGAACTTGTCTGACTTTAATTGTGCCATTAGGAGCTGTTGCCATTGTATCATCAACTAGCAGtctgaaaagaaacaaagtctattaaaaatattgataatgaTTGTAACAATCAATGATTTTCCGCATATTCTTATTCGTagcttaccttagaccttataTCCTCCATATGGCGTCAACAAAGCCCCGCCAGACATCTCGGAACAGAATTACAGCCATGGCATCCTCCCATTATGGTTCACAGCTCCATACATCCCAGGTCTCGATCGTACTGCAATCATATGGTGTCTCTTGGTCGACTCTTATGCGTCTCCCCTCGGGGCCTCACTCATATAATTTTTTAGCTTCGATACTCTGGCATACAAAGGACGTGGCCAAGGTGAGTTCATCTCCTACGCATTAGGGGGTCACTAATTAATGCGAGTTCCTAGTCATAAGTAGGTTATATATAATATGATATCTGGAACATCAATTCACAAAATTTACAGGGGCGGCT is a window of Artemia franciscana chromosome 7, ASM3288406v1, whole genome shotgun sequence DNA encoding:
- the LOC136028921 gene encoding engulfment and cell motility protein 1-like codes for the protein MATAPNGTIKVRQVPSKGNVIKLAVTFDKFLLDKIKSMTDLDGAKKNEAAVGTLVDFDQTETLSVILSRILSAYRLQDEGYDLYLTTNTRKYVTSENRSDLSDGDFVMITTSVKKLVDDIMQKLGQSTNERNETLKKLNLHLKDATVAREFVRKEGHKVLTNLIESSKLDSCVTVYILQSIIQLMDHNILSWEFVEAAFVNKVTGYVNSNVSDAQLLQHSLSILEALLGTSKAHYVERGVTIPNLASKVQSKTNDPKVHLNTISLINALFLRADEKQRTAIVPTISTRNIRNLIAVNIIRDGLNIGSEMLHQLYILQTLCLSTLAEKKNAMLCPQDPEVLDKIRELRAIAFEVEYGMTDTIRQHSLTREYRKLGFNNDVNPACELQNPPGKLALDCMCYFARNHTDRYRKFIFENSKGSDRDCPFGSTGIELTRLLCDILQIGEPLQEQGGTFYPMFLGSDSPFFEMFSICIQAVNKTWKEMHATTADISKVFQIVREQVIRTLVKEEEVRSFDTFRSELQRLSYNEINNLLQQERQLKEESGSNSKQILQLREMLAPELLELVQQQRIGYLVRGTRFTKYVRGQRLKDKFWFIRLSPSHKVFHYGDCDDKTIPSLEELKNKVPVMEIKDVLIGKDCPHVKDIKSKKMTHPYVFSMVLDTPEPSTLDFVAPDEQTYEYWLDGINALLGRPLVSKEAKNDLDMLLAMEVKLQTLELEGIEIPEELPVLPPEPETYEFYFQ